The following coding sequences are from one Mesorhizobium onobrychidis window:
- a CDS encoding CobW family GTP-binding protein: MSDAQTTQIPVTVLTGYLGAGKTTLLNRILSENHGKRYAVIVNEFGEIGIDNELIVESDEEIYEMNNGCVCCTVRGDLIRVVEGLMRRPGRFDAIVVETTGLADPVPVAQTFFMDDDVRSKTRLDAVVVLVDAKHLPLRLKDSREAEDQIAFADVVVLNKTDLVTPEELSKVEATIRAINPAARIHRTTRAGLALSEVLDRGAFDLSRALENDPHFLEAHDDHDHHDHDHDDHDGHHHDHDGHDHHHHAHPSDIHDVTVQSVSLRGGEMDPKKFFPWIEKITQMEGPNILRLKGIIALKGDDERYVIQGVHMIVEGDHQRAWKHGEKHESRLVFIGRELDAERLKKSFDACQAA, from the coding sequence ATGAGCGATGCACAGACGACGCAGATTCCCGTAACCGTTCTCACCGGCTATCTCGGCGCCGGCAAGACGACGCTGCTCAATCGCATCCTTTCGGAAAACCACGGCAAGCGCTACGCCGTCATCGTCAATGAGTTCGGCGAGATCGGCATCGACAACGAGCTGATCGTGGAATCCGACGAGGAAATCTACGAAATGAACAATGGCTGCGTCTGCTGCACGGTGCGCGGCGACCTGATCCGCGTCGTCGAGGGCCTGATGCGCCGGCCGGGCCGCTTCGACGCCATCGTGGTCGAGACGACCGGCCTCGCCGATCCAGTGCCGGTGGCGCAGACCTTCTTCATGGACGACGACGTGCGCTCCAAGACCAGGCTCGACGCGGTGGTGGTGCTGGTCGACGCCAAGCACCTGCCGTTGCGGCTGAAGGATTCCCGCGAAGCCGAGGACCAGATCGCATTTGCCGATGTCGTCGTGCTCAACAAGACCGATCTCGTCACGCCGGAGGAACTGAGCAAGGTCGAGGCGACGATCCGCGCGATCAACCCGGCGGCCAGGATCCATCGCACCACCCGCGCCGGCCTGGCGCTGTCCGAGGTGCTCGACCGCGGCGCCTTCGATCTTTCCCGGGCGCTGGAGAACGATCCGCATTTCCTCGAGGCGCACGACGACCATGATCATCATGACCACGACCATGACGACCATGACGGCCATCACCATGATCATGACGGGCACGACCACCATCATCACGCCCACCCTTCCGATATCCATGACGTGACGGTGCAATCGGTTTCATTGCGCGGCGGCGAGATGGACCCGAAGAAATTCTTCCCGTGGATCGAGAAGATCACCCAGATGGAAGGCCCAAACATCCTGCGGCTGAAGGGCATCATCGCGCTCAAGGGCGATGACGAGCGCTATGTCATCCAGGGCGTGCACATGATCGTCGAGGGCGACCACCAGCGCGCCTGGAAGCACGGCGAGAAGCATGAGAGCCGGCTGGTCTTCATCGGCCGCGAGCTCGACGCCGAGCGGCTGAAGAAGAGTTTTGACGCCTGCCAGGCCGCTTGA
- a CDS encoding intradiol ring-cleavage dioxygenase, translating to MSDKPSSLPLSRRQALGLIAVSAGGGVFLPGIALAQPASPYAGLALFDSGAGVCAITPEATEGPFYFDPKLERADITEGKAGIALNVRLQVVDAACRPLAGARVDIWHCDAQGHYSGYPGQGDGQDVDTSGQSFLRGWQKADDTGIVSFATIYPGWYRGRTTHIHFKVFPDDNSVMTGQLFFPDSLSEQIFTTVAPYKDRSGRRDTLNARDGIARRAGPLSQAAMREVADAYQALMIVAVKAD from the coding sequence ATGTCCGACAAACCGTCCTCCTTGCCGTTGAGCCGGCGCCAGGCGCTTGGCCTCATTGCCGTCAGCGCGGGCGGCGGCGTCTTTCTGCCGGGCATCGCGCTGGCTCAGCCGGCCTCGCCCTATGCCGGGCTTGCCCTGTTCGATAGCGGTGCCGGCGTCTGCGCGATCACGCCGGAAGCGACGGAGGGGCCGTTCTATTTCGACCCGAAGCTCGAACGCGCCGATATCACCGAAGGCAAAGCGGGCATTGCCCTCAATGTGCGGCTGCAGGTGGTCGACGCGGCCTGCCGGCCGCTTGCAGGCGCGCGCGTCGACATCTGGCATTGCGACGCGCAAGGGCATTATTCGGGCTATCCGGGACAGGGCGACGGCCAGGATGTCGATACGTCAGGCCAGAGTTTTCTGCGCGGCTGGCAGAAGGCGGATGACACCGGCATTGTCTCGTTCGCCACCATCTATCCCGGCTGGTATCGCGGCCGCACCACCCACATCCACTTCAAAGTCTTCCCCGATGACAATTCGGTGATGACCGGCCAGCTGTTTTTCCCCGACAGCCTGAGCGAACAGATATTCACCACTGTCGCACCGTACAAAGACCGGTCCGGCAGGCGGGATACGCTGAATGCCAGGGACGGTATCGCGCGGCGCGCCGGGCCGCTGTCGCAGGCGGCGATGCGCGAAGTGGCGGACGCCTATCAGGCCCTGATGATCGTCGCGGTAAAGGCTGATTGA
- a CDS encoding AraC family transcriptional regulator, with the protein MSHDLNGEAFQGLGRLCVDAAENCVISAPDSVGMERIEARFHGSAFDLHRHDTYAIGVTLHGVQTFRYRGATHHSLPGQIIVLHPDELHDGGAGTEDGLRYRMLYLEPSIVLDCLDTIGASLPFVRDAVVTDPVFRTRLLSALGPLDQKLDDLFVADFIAQLMQSLARHAGLPAKPIPRTAWRAASLARDYLEENVFRIVRSDELEAITGLDRYALSRHFRAAFSTSPHRFLLMRRLQRARRMIEASEPLAQIAIAAGFSDQSHFNRHFKKAFGVTPGRWSALVHGSSAAAA; encoded by the coding sequence ATGTCACACGATCTAAATGGCGAGGCCTTCCAGGGTCTTGGACGTTTGTGCGTTGATGCGGCAGAAAACTGCGTCATCTCGGCCCCCGATTCCGTCGGCATGGAGCGTATCGAGGCCCGGTTCCACGGCAGCGCCTTCGATCTCCATCGTCACGATACCTACGCCATCGGCGTGACGCTGCATGGTGTCCAGACCTTCCGTTATCGCGGCGCGACGCATCACAGCCTGCCCGGCCAGATCATCGTGCTCCATCCCGACGAATTGCACGACGGCGGTGCTGGCACCGAAGACGGCCTGCGTTACAGGATGCTTTATCTGGAGCCGTCCATCGTGCTGGACTGCCTCGACACGATCGGCGCATCGCTGCCTTTCGTCAGGGATGCCGTTGTGACGGATCCTGTCTTTCGCACAAGGCTGCTTTCGGCGCTGGGGCCGTTGGACCAGAAGCTGGACGATCTCTTTGTCGCCGACTTCATTGCGCAGCTGATGCAAAGCCTGGCACGGCATGCAGGCCTGCCGGCGAAACCGATCCCAAGGACAGCATGGCGGGCAGCCAGCCTGGCGCGCGACTATCTGGAAGAAAATGTTTTCCGTATCGTCCGCTCCGACGAGCTGGAGGCGATCACCGGGCTGGATCGCTACGCCCTATCGCGGCATTTCCGTGCCGCCTTCTCCACCAGTCCGCATCGCTTTCTCCTGATGCGCCGGCTTCAACGAGCACGCCGCATGATCGAGGCGAGCGAGCCATTGGCGCAGATCGCAATAGCGGCCGGCTTCAGCGACCAAAGTCATTTCAACAGGCACTTCAAGAAGGCGTTCGGTGTCACGCCGGGCCGCTGGTCGGCACTGGTCCACGGGTCGTCAGCAGCAGCTGCCTGA
- a CDS encoding zinc-dependent alcohol dehydrogenase family protein: MKAVRLEGVGSIALREVGKPSAGPDDLLVRIEACGVCGTDRHLFHGEFPCTPPVTLGHEFSGIVEAIGTAVSGFSVGDRVTGDPNIACGRCPHCHAGRINLCHNLVAIGIRRDGGFAEYVVLPQNQAFLLPKDLKPTHGAFCEPLGCCLHGVDLAQIRPGSSVAVLGGGVIGLLTVQLARLAGATTIILSTRQASRRALAEELGATATVDPSACDIIDTVVGASGLMPGGVDVVFECAGVRETVEQSMRLAKAGGTVVIVGVMPQGMKAEFEPFDLLFRELRVLGSFLNPFTHRRAADLIASGAIEIDKLISRQVTLEEAAAVIANPPAPGEVKVLVVPR, translated from the coding sequence ATGAAAGCGGTGCGGCTGGAGGGCGTGGGCAGCATTGCTTTGCGCGAGGTCGGCAAACCGTCCGCCGGACCGGACGATCTCCTGGTACGGATCGAGGCATGCGGCGTCTGCGGCACCGACCGGCATCTTTTCCATGGCGAATTTCCCTGTACGCCGCCGGTGACGCTCGGACATGAATTCTCGGGGATCGTCGAGGCGATTGGAACCGCTGTGTCCGGCTTTTCCGTCGGCGATCGCGTTACCGGCGATCCCAACATCGCCTGCGGGCGCTGTCCGCACTGCCATGCCGGCCGCATCAATCTCTGCCATAATCTGGTTGCCATCGGCATCCGCCGCGACGGCGGCTTCGCCGAATACGTCGTGCTGCCTCAGAACCAGGCCTTCCTCCTTCCGAAAGACCTGAAGCCGACGCATGGCGCGTTCTGCGAGCCGCTTGGCTGCTGCCTGCATGGCGTGGACCTGGCGCAGATCAGACCCGGCTCCTCGGTCGCCGTGCTTGGCGGCGGCGTGATCGGCCTGCTCACCGTGCAACTGGCGAGGCTTGCCGGCGCGACGACAATCATCCTGTCGACGCGGCAGGCCTCGCGGCGTGCCCTCGCCGAAGAATTGGGCGCAACGGCGACGGTCGACCCAAGCGCTTGCGATATCATCGACACGGTCGTCGGTGCGTCGGGCCTGATGCCAGGCGGCGTCGATGTGGTGTTCGAATGTGCTGGCGTAAGAGAGACAGTCGAGCAATCGATGCGGCTGGCCAAAGCCGGCGGTACGGTTGTCATCGTCGGCGTGATGCCTCAAGGCATGAAGGCCGAGTTCGAACCTTTCGACCTGTTGTTCCGGGAATTGAGGGTCCTGGGCTCGTTTCTCAATCCGTTTACGCATCGCCGGGCCGCCGATCTCATCGCCTCGGGTGCGATCGAGATCGACAAGCTCATCTCACGGCAGGTGACGCTTGAGGAGGCGGCTGCGGTGATCGCCAATCCGCCTGCGCCAGGCGAAGTCAAGGTGCTGGTGGTGCCGCGCTGA
- a CDS encoding 2-hydroxyacid dehydrogenase, whose product MTKAEQQQAVAILVPGQFNDHAVGRIDRTFRRVWIERPDASLVTDEMRRTVRGIAAFGGINAALIDALPNLEIIANFGVGYDSVDARHAAQRGVMVTNTPDVLTEEVADTAIGLLINTVRELPRAETWLRDGSWARNGNYRLSRLTLRGRRVGIFGMGRIGLAIARRLEAFGLPIAYHNRRQIEGLSYEYYGTLKGLAEAVDTLISVAPGGASTEKAVNAEILSALGPNGVFVNIGRGSTVDEAALAAALANGTIAAAGLDVFADEPNVPAALLAAPSTSLLPHVGSASEHTRRAMADLCVDNLVSWFSEGRALTPVPETEKVKARS is encoded by the coding sequence ATGACAAAAGCCGAACAGCAGCAAGCAGTCGCCATTCTGGTGCCGGGCCAATTCAACGACCACGCGGTCGGCCGCATCGACCGGACGTTCAGGCGCGTCTGGATCGAACGGCCTGATGCGTCGCTGGTCACCGACGAGATGCGCCGGACGGTGCGCGGCATTGCCGCCTTTGGCGGGATCAATGCAGCCCTCATCGACGCGCTGCCGAATCTGGAGATCATCGCCAATTTCGGCGTCGGCTATGATTCGGTCGATGCCCGTCACGCAGCACAGCGCGGCGTCATGGTAACCAACACGCCGGACGTGCTGACCGAGGAGGTCGCCGACACGGCGATCGGGCTTTTGATCAACACCGTCCGCGAGTTGCCGCGCGCCGAGACTTGGCTGCGCGACGGCAGTTGGGCGCGCAACGGCAACTATCGCTTGAGCCGGCTGACCTTGCGCGGCCGTCGAGTCGGTATTTTCGGCATGGGCCGGATCGGCCTTGCCATTGCGCGCCGGCTGGAGGCTTTCGGGCTGCCGATCGCCTATCACAACCGGCGCCAGATCGAAGGCCTGTCCTACGAATACTACGGCACGCTGAAGGGCCTCGCCGAGGCGGTGGATACGCTGATCTCGGTGGCACCCGGCGGCGCCTCGACCGAAAAGGCGGTCAATGCCGAGATCCTGTCGGCACTCGGCCCGAATGGCGTCTTCGTCAACATCGGTCGCGGCAGCACGGTGGACGAGGCAGCTCTTGCCGCAGCCCTGGCCAATGGCACCATCGCCGCTGCCGGGCTCGACGTATTCGCCGACGAGCCGAACGTGCCGGCGGCGCTGCTTGCCGCCCCCAGCACCTCGCTTTTGCCGCATGTTGGCTCGGCTTCGGAACATACCCGCCGCGCCATGGCCGATCTGTGCGTCGACAATCTGGTTTCCTGGTTTTCGGAAGGGAGGGCGCTGACGCCGGTACCGGAAACGGAAAAAGTGAAGGCGCGCAGCTGA
- a CDS encoding MarR family winged helix-turn-helix transcriptional regulator, with protein MAKADKTATMSRLHSAARLARTALAARLLAHGFYAGQDQIMLALDREDGQTPGNLAGRLGVRPPTITKTINRLQAQGFLEKRASAADARQAHIFLTDTGREIIYAIEKSVKKTEKQALKGLDKKDQKALFKLLARVEANLSNGEMVLVDDEIDADE; from the coding sequence ATGGCCAAGGCGGACAAGACTGCGACAATGAGCCGGCTCCATTCGGCGGCGCGGCTGGCGCGTACGGCACTCGCCGCGCGGCTTCTGGCGCACGGCTTCTATGCCGGCCAGGACCAGATCATGCTGGCGCTCGACCGTGAGGACGGGCAGACGCCCGGCAATCTTGCCGGCCGCCTCGGTGTTCGCCCGCCGACCATCACCAAGACCATCAACCGGCTGCAGGCGCAGGGCTTCCTGGAAAAGCGCGCCTCGGCCGCCGATGCCCGCCAGGCCCATATCTTCCTCACCGACACTGGCCGCGAAATCATTTACGCCATCGAGAAATCGGTGAAGAAAACCGAGAAGCAGGCGCTGAAGGGGCTCGACAAAAAGGACCAGAAGGCGCTGTTCAAGCTGCTCGCCCGCGTTGAGGCGAACCTCTCGAACGGCGAGATGGTTCTCGTCGATGACGAGATCGACGCCGACGAATGA
- a CDS encoding TRAP transporter substrate-binding protein → MDRRSFIRKAGATGVGAAAATAALAAPAIAQSNPKVTWRLASSFPKSLDTIYGGAEVFSKMLAEATDGNFQVQVFAAGELVPGLQAADATTAGTVEACHTVAYYYWGKDPTWALGAAVPFSLNARGINAWHYHGGGIDLFNEFLATQGLFGLPGGNTGVQMGGWFRKEINTVADLSGLKMRIGGFAGKVVERLGVVPQQIAGGDIYPALEKGTIDAAEWVGPYDDEKLGFYKVAPNYYYPGWWEGGPTVHLMFNKAKYEELSPAYKALVHTAAQAADANMLQKYDLLNPAAVRRLVSGGAKLRPFSPEILAACFEKANEVYAEMEASNAPFKKIWDSIKAFRKEHYLWAQVAEYNYDTFMMVQQRTGKL, encoded by the coding sequence ATGGATCGTCGATCATTTATCCGCAAGGCCGGCGCGACCGGTGTGGGCGCCGCGGCGGCTACAGCAGCGCTTGCCGCGCCGGCTATCGCCCAATCCAATCCGAAAGTGACATGGCGCCTGGCGTCGTCCTTCCCGAAATCTCTCGACACGATCTACGGCGGCGCCGAGGTCTTTTCCAAGATGCTTGCGGAGGCAACCGACGGCAACTTCCAGGTCCAGGTCTTCGCCGCAGGTGAACTCGTGCCCGGCCTGCAGGCCGCGGACGCCACCACCGCCGGCACCGTCGAGGCCTGCCATACGGTGGCATATTATTATTGGGGCAAGGACCCGACATGGGCGCTGGGCGCTGCGGTTCCGTTCTCGCTCAACGCGCGCGGCATCAATGCCTGGCATTACCACGGCGGCGGCATCGACCTGTTCAACGAGTTTCTCGCCACGCAGGGCCTTTTTGGCTTGCCGGGCGGCAATACCGGCGTGCAGATGGGCGGCTGGTTCCGCAAGGAGATCAACACCGTCGCCGACCTTTCGGGCCTCAAGATGCGCATCGGTGGCTTTGCCGGCAAAGTGGTGGAAAGGCTCGGCGTGGTGCCGCAGCAGATCGCCGGCGGCGACATCTATCCGGCGCTGGAAAAAGGCACCATAGACGCCGCCGAGTGGGTCGGCCCTTATGACGATGAGAAGCTCGGATTCTACAAGGTCGCGCCCAATTATTATTATCCCGGCTGGTGGGAAGGCGGGCCGACCGTCCATCTGATGTTCAACAAGGCGAAATACGAAGAGCTTTCACCGGCCTATAAGGCGCTGGTGCACACCGCCGCGCAGGCCGCCGACGCCAACATGCTGCAGAAATACGACCTTCTGAATCCGGCGGCCGTGAGGCGGCTGGTGTCCGGGGGCGCCAAATTGCGCCCGTTCAGCCCGGAAATCTTGGCAGCTTGCTTCGAAAAGGCGAACGAAGTCTATGCCGAGATGGAAGCCTCGAACGCGCCGTTCAAGAAGATATGGGACTCGATTAAGGCTTTCCGCAAGGAGCACTATCTCTGGGCGCAGGTGGCCGAGTACAATTACGACACCTTCATGATGGTCCAGCAGCGCACCGGCAAGCTCTGA
- a CDS encoding LacI family DNA-binding transcriptional regulator yields MAQKIKLSTIADALGVSTATVSLALRDSPLVAGGTRDRIKEHARAIGYIYNRRAASLRTSRSGIVGVVVHDIMNPFFAEILRSIESELDRSRQTFILSNHYDQLEKQRTFIDTLLQLGADGVIMSPAIGTPPEDIFMAEENGLPAVLIARTVEGADVPVFRGDDAYGTGLATNHLISLGHKRIAMIGGTDQTSTGRDRYQGYVNAMEAAGLEVRPSWRIPGPRTKQAGFEAAGQFLALKDKPTAACCWNDLVAIGLMNGIARAGLVPGIDISVTGYDDLEEAAIATPALTTVWNGQREVGRRAASALLDKLNGQMVRPSQELIKPELHVRQSTGKPVERA; encoded by the coding sequence CTGGCACAGAAGATCAAGCTTTCGACGATCGCGGATGCGCTCGGCGTGTCCACGGCCACGGTCTCGCTGGCCCTGCGCGACAGCCCGCTGGTTGCCGGCGGCACCCGCGACCGCATCAAGGAACATGCCCGCGCCATCGGCTATATCTACAATCGCCGCGCCGCCAGCCTGCGCACCTCGCGTTCGGGCATCGTCGGCGTCGTCGTCCACGACATCATGAATCCCTTCTTCGCCGAGATACTGCGCTCGATCGAAAGCGAGCTCGATCGCAGCCGGCAGACCTTCATCCTGTCGAACCATTACGACCAGCTCGAAAAGCAGCGCACCTTCATAGACACGCTTTTGCAGCTCGGCGCCGACGGCGTCATCATGTCACCGGCCATCGGCACGCCCCCCGAAGACATCTTCATGGCCGAGGAAAACGGCCTGCCGGCGGTGCTGATCGCACGCACCGTCGAAGGCGCTGACGTGCCGGTGTTTCGCGGCGACGATGCTTATGGCACCGGGCTAGCCACCAACCATCTGATCTCGCTCGGCCATAAGCGCATCGCCATGATCGGCGGCACTGACCAGACCTCGACCGGCCGCGATCGCTACCAGGGCTATGTCAACGCCATGGAAGCGGCAGGGCTGGAGGTCAGGCCGTCCTGGCGCATCCCCGGTCCGCGCACCAAACAGGCCGGCTTCGAGGCCGCCGGGCAGTTCCTGGCGCTGAAGGACAAACCGACCGCGGCCTGCTGTTGGAACGACCTCGTCGCCATCGGCCTGATGAACGGTATTGCACGCGCCGGGCTGGTGCCGGGCATTGACATATCCGTGACCGGCTATGACGATCTCGAGGAAGCGGCGATCGCGACGCCGGCGCTGACCACCGTGTGGAATGGCCAGCGTGAAGTCGGCCGCCGCGCCGCAAGCGCGCTGCTAGACAAGCTCAATGGGCAGATGGTGCGGCCGTCGCAGGAACTGATCAAGCCGGAACTGCATGTGCGCCAGTCGACCGGCAAACCAGTGGAACGTGCATGA
- a CDS encoding TRAP transporter large permease, translating to MIEFIAQNMAPIMFASLVIFLLIGYPVAFSLAANGLLFFFIGVVLSPYSGGSINLAWPLLHALPDNFYGSRVMSNDTLLAIPFFTFMGIVLERSGMAEDLLDTIGQLFGPIRGGLAYAVIFVGALLAATTGVVAASVIAMGLISLPIMLRYGYDRRVASGVIAASGTLAQIIPPSLVLIVLADQLGRSVGDMYAGALIPGLVLTGLYTLYILTMSIVRPKSMPALPLEARTLGHGILSLLVAVLAAVVVSYAAYRYLAPSQGQNADILGATIGVILIYVVAIADQRLKINMMSRLAQQVIIVLIPPLALIFLVLGTIFLGIATPTEGGAMGAVGALIMAAMKGRLSLDVIKQALASTTRLSSFVLFILIGARVFSLTFYGVNGHIWVEHLLTSLPGGEIGFLIGVNILVFLLAFFLDFFELAFIIVPLLAPAADKLGIDLIWFGVLLGVNMQTSFMHPPFGFALFYLRSVAARVPYLDRLTGKKIAPVTTGQIYWGAVPFVCIQVIMIGLTIAFPQMVMHYKGTPVDPGTIDYQVPETPGLSPLGTPPADGGTAPTAPAPDLSQPPSFGETPPAKPAAPAPDLSQPPSFN from the coding sequence GCCTGGCCGCTGTTGCACGCACTGCCGGACAATTTCTACGGCAGCCGGGTGATGTCGAACGACACCCTGCTGGCCATCCCGTTCTTTACCTTCATGGGCATCGTGCTCGAACGATCGGGCATGGCCGAAGACCTTCTCGACACGATCGGCCAATTGTTCGGACCGATCCGCGGCGGCCTCGCCTATGCCGTGATCTTCGTCGGCGCGCTGCTTGCCGCAACCACGGGTGTGGTGGCTGCCTCCGTCATCGCCATGGGCCTGATTTCGCTGCCGATCATGCTGCGCTACGGCTATGACCGTCGTGTAGCGTCCGGCGTCATTGCCGCATCGGGCACGCTCGCCCAGATCATTCCGCCCTCGCTGGTGCTGATCGTTTTGGCCGATCAGCTCGGCCGCTCGGTCGGCGACATGTATGCGGGCGCTCTGATTCCCGGCCTTGTGCTGACCGGCCTCTATACGCTCTACATCCTGACCATGTCGATTGTCCGGCCGAAGTCGATGCCGGCCCTGCCGCTGGAGGCCCGCACGCTCGGCCACGGCATCCTGTCGCTGCTGGTGGCGGTGCTGGCGGCAGTCGTGGTTTCCTACGCGGCCTATCGCTATCTTGCGCCCTCGCAGGGCCAAAACGCCGATATCCTCGGCGCCACCATCGGCGTGATCCTCATCTACGTCGTGGCAATCGCCGACCAGCGCCTGAAGATCAACATGATGTCGCGGCTGGCGCAGCAGGTGATCATCGTGCTGATCCCGCCGCTGGCGCTGATCTTCCTGGTGTTGGGCACCATCTTTCTCGGCATCGCCACACCGACCGAGGGCGGCGCCATGGGCGCTGTCGGCGCGCTGATCATGGCGGCGATGAAGGGACGGCTGTCGCTGGACGTGATCAAGCAGGCGCTGGCCTCAACGACGCGGCTGTCGTCCTTCGTGCTGTTCATCCTGATCGGCGCGCGCGTGTTCTCGCTCACCTTCTACGGCGTCAACGGCCATATCTGGGTCGAACACCTCCTGACATCGCTGCCGGGCGGCGAGATCGGCTTCTTGATCGGGGTGAACATCCTCGTCTTCTTGCTCGCCTTCTTCCTCGATTTCTTCGAACTCGCCTTCATCATCGTGCCGCTTTTGGCGCCGGCCGCCGACAAGCTCGGCATCGACCTCATCTGGTTCGGCGTGCTGCTCGGCGTCAACATGCAGACAAGCTTCATGCATCCACCCTTTGGCTTCGCGCTATTCTACCTGCGTTCGGTCGCCGCCCGGGTGCCCTATCTCGATCGCCTCACCGGCAAGAAGATCGCGCCGGTGACAACCGGCCAGATCTATTGGGGCGCGGTTCCCTTCGTTTGCATCCAAGTCATCATGATCGGGTTGACCATCGCCTTCCCGCAGATGGTGATGCATTACAAGGGCACACCAGTCGATCCGGGCACGATCGATTACCAGGTACCGGAAACGCCGGGCCTGTCGCCGCTTGGCACACCGCCGGCGGATGGCGGCACGGCGCCGACCGCGCCTGCACCGGACCTATCGCAGCCGCCGAGTTTCGGTGAAACGCCGCCTGCCAAGCCAGCAGCGCCAGCACCCGATCTGTCCCAACCACCGAGTTTCAATTGA
- a CDS encoding gamma-glutamyl-gamma-aminobutyrate hydrolase family protein: MQQPLVAISTDVRQFDNYTWHAVPQQYLEAALSAAGVFPVLVPSFGDRLDFDELLSSVDGVMVTGSKSNVHPSLYGGDASEANGPYDPARDATTLPLIRKAVERGVPLLAICRGIQEMNVALGGTLATEIQEREGSLDHRAPASDNQDERFAIRQTISIKPGSCLAGVFGEGDIMVNSVHRQAVDRLGPKLQIEAVATDGTVEAVSVRDARAFAVGVQWHPEYWVKSDSVSARIFRAFGDAVRLHAAAKSGARAAAE; encoded by the coding sequence ATGCAGCAGCCGCTCGTCGCCATATCGACCGACGTCCGCCAGTTCGACAACTACACCTGGCACGCCGTTCCGCAGCAGTATCTGGAGGCGGCGCTTTCGGCCGCCGGCGTGTTCCCGGTGCTGGTGCCGTCCTTCGGCGACCGGCTCGATTTCGATGAACTCCTGTCATCGGTCGACGGCGTCATGGTCACCGGTTCGAAGTCCAATGTGCATCCCTCGCTCTATGGCGGCGATGCCAGCGAGGCCAATGGTCCCTACGATCCTGCCCGCGACGCGACGACGCTGCCGTTGATCCGCAAGGCAGTGGAGCGCGGCGTGCCGTTGCTCGCCATCTGCCGCGGCATCCAGGAAATGAATGTGGCGCTGGGCGGCACGCTGGCCACGGAAATCCAGGAGCGCGAGGGGTCGCTGGACCATCGCGCACCGGCGAGCGACAATCAGGACGAACGCTTCGCTATCCGCCAGACTATTTCGATCAAGCCCGGAAGCTGCCTCGCCGGCGTGTTCGGGGAGGGCGACATCATGGTCAATTCGGTACATCGCCAGGCCGTCGACCGGCTCGGACCGAAGCTGCAGATAGAGGCGGTCGCCACCGACGGCACGGTCGAGGCGGTTTCGGTGCGGGACGCCCGCGCCTTCGCCGTCGGCGTCCAGTGGCATCCCGAATACTGGGTCAAGTCGGACAGTGTCTCGGCACGGATATTCCGCGCCTTCGGCGACGCGGTGCGCCTGCACGCCGCAGCGAAATCCGGCGCGCGGGCCGCCGCGGAATAG
- a CDS encoding DUF2000 family protein, whose protein sequence is MFDTKFAIVLQDDLLVWQKLNVTAFLTSGIVAQYTDIIGEPYRDRAGNIYNPLSIQPVIVLSADRSTLSAIHRRALERGVTTSLYVDEMFSTGHDAANRAVFAEFAPDDAKVVGIALRAEKKLVDKITKDARMHP, encoded by the coding sequence ATGTTCGACACGAAATTTGCAATCGTGCTGCAGGACGACCTTCTCGTCTGGCAAAAGCTCAATGTCACCGCCTTCCTGACCAGCGGCATCGTCGCGCAGTATACCGACATCATCGGCGAACCCTATCGCGACCGCGCCGGCAACATCTACAATCCGCTCTCGATCCAGCCGGTCATCGTGCTTTCGGCCGACCGCTCGACGCTCAGTGCGATCCACCGGCGGGCGCTGGAGCGCGGTGTGACGACCTCGCTCTACGTCGACGAGATGTTTTCGACCGGCCACGACGCGGCGAACCGCGCCGTCTTTGCCGAATTCGCACCCGACGACGCCAAGGTCGTCGGCATCGCGCTGCGCGCCGAAAAGAAGCTTGTCGACAAGATCACCAAGGACGCCCGCATGCATCCCTGA